From a single Candidatus Omnitrophota bacterium genomic region:
- the pstB gene encoding phosphate ABC transporter ATP-binding protein PstB: MDKIAIKKLDLWYGSFRALKDVNAVFKERNITAVIGPSGCGKSTLLRVFNRMNDMIDGVRTKGEILIDGADILKSCTDLVRLRKKVGMVFQRPNPFPLSIYENIVFGERIHADNVKRDELDDIAEKSLKSVLLWDELKDRLNKPALGLSLEQKQRLCIARLIAVKPDVLLMDEPCSTLDPEATMRIEELMRELKSDYTIIIVTHNMQQAARVSDDTGFMLLGELVEFDKTERIFTAPRDKRTEDYITGRYG; this comes from the coding sequence ATGGATAAGATAGCGATAAAAAAACTGGACTTGTGGTACGGCAGCTTTCGCGCGCTAAAAGACGTGAACGCGGTTTTTAAGGAGCGGAATATCACTGCTGTGATCGGGCCTTCCGGCTGCGGTAAGTCTACCTTGCTGCGGGTCTTCAACAGGATGAATGACATGATCGACGGAGTGAGGACAAAAGGCGAGATCCTGATCGACGGCGCGGACATCCTTAAGTCCTGCACAGACCTGGTGCGTCTGCGTAAAAAAGTCGGCATGGTCTTCCAGCGTCCGAATCCTTTCCCTCTGTCCATATATGAGAATATCGTTTTCGGAGAGAGGATACACGCCGATAACGTAAAACGCGATGAGCTTGATGATATAGCGGAGAAGAGCCTGAAGAGCGTCCTCCTTTGGGATGAATTAAAGGACAGGCTGAATAAGCCGGCTCTCGGCCTGTCATTGGAACAGAAGCAGAGGCTGTGCATAGCCAGGCTTATAGCCGTTAAACCGGATGTGCTGTTAATGGATGAGCCCTGTTCGACTCTCGATCCGGAGGCTACGATGCGTATCGAAGAATTAATGCGTGAATTGAAGTCCGATTATACTATAATAATAGTGACCCATAACATGCAGCAGGCGGCGCGCGTCTCCGACGATACCGGATTCATGTTATTGGGCGAACTTGTGGAGTTCGACAAGACCGAACGGATATTTACCGCTCCGCGCGATAAGCGGACAGAGGATTACATTACAGGAAGATACGGTTAA
- a CDS encoding phosphate ABC transporter ATP-binding protein — translation MVERSEVFEINGLDIWFGSAHVLRRVSLGVRRNEILGVIGPSNSGKTTFLRTLNRLNDLSADFKMSGKAMFEGKDIRKVDAEELRAKVGMVFALPLPLPLSIFENVAYGLRRHGLTNRRELGERTENALKEAYLWEEVKDRMGESAFKLSGGQQQRLCIARTLAVGPEVILFDEPCSGLDPISTAKVEDAMLKLKKKYTIVLVTNNVKQASRVADRTAFFLNGELVEIDRTEKIFTAPSDKRTDGYVRGKFG, via the coding sequence ATGGTAGAGAGAAGCGAAGTCTTTGAAATAAATGGCCTAGATATATGGTTCGGCAGCGCGCATGTCTTGAGGCGGGTAAGCCTCGGTGTGCGCCGCAATGAGATACTGGGCGTGATAGGGCCTTCTAACAGCGGCAAGACGACCTTTTTAAGGACGCTCAACCGCCTTAATGACCTGTCCGCCGATTTTAAGATGAGCGGGAAAGCAATGTTCGAAGGCAAGGACATCCGCAAGGTCGACGCTGAAGAGCTGCGCGCAAAAGTGGGTATGGTATTCGCCCTGCCCCTGCCGCTGCCGCTGTCAATATTCGAAAACGTGGCCTACGGGTTGAGGAGGCACGGTTTAACGAACAGACGGGAGCTGGGCGAAAGAACAGAGAATGCGCTGAAAGAAGCTTATCTATGGGAAGAGGTAAAGGACAGGATGGGAGAATCCGCGTTCAAATTATCGGGAGGGCAGCAGCAGCGCCTTTGCATAGCCAGGACCCTGGCGGTAGGGCCGGAGGTGATACTGTTCGATGAGCCGTGTTCGGGGCTGGATCCGATATCTACGGCCAAGGTAGAAGACGCTATGCTCAAGTTAAAGAAAAAATATACGATAGTGCTCGTGACAAATAACGTGAAACAGGCCTCGAGGGTGGCTGACAGGACTGCGTTCTTCCTGAACGGAGAACTTGTAGAGATCGACAGGACGGAAAAGATATTTACCGCGCCGTCCGACAAACGCACTGACGGATATGTAAGAGGAAAATTCGGATAA
- the pstA gene encoding phosphate ABC transporter permease PstA → MKNPHRSQRIAFFFLFLATLLIVVPVGLIVVIIIQKGLPAINWQFLTDIPRQGMRAGGIFPAIVGTIYLVTGAIIFALPIGLLAAVYLSEYSRDNLLTRIVKLAIVNLAGVPSVVYGLFGLAMFVVFFKFGASILSGSLTLGIMILPIIITTSREALESVPYSFREVSLSLGASKWQTIRHIVLPNAIPGVLTGTILGLGRAAGETAPILFTVAAFYLPRLPDSIFDQAMALPYHLYVISTQVPNVDEKIRYGTALVLLALVLFMNLVAIVIRYKFRKRKKW, encoded by the coding sequence ATGAAAAACCCGCACAGGTCTCAAAGAATAGCGTTCTTCTTTCTCTTTCTGGCGACTCTTTTGATAGTCGTGCCGGTAGGGCTCATTGTCGTGATCATAATCCAGAAAGGGCTGCCGGCGATAAACTGGCAGTTCCTGACGGACATACCGCGCCAGGGTATGCGCGCGGGCGGCATATTCCCCGCGATCGTCGGAACAATATATCTGGTAACGGGCGCTATCATATTTGCCCTGCCGATAGGGCTGCTGGCGGCGGTATACTTAAGCGAGTATTCCCGGGACAACCTTTTGACGCGTATCGTAAAACTCGCGATCGTGAATCTTGCCGGCGTGCCGTCTGTCGTCTACGGGCTTTTTGGATTGGCGATGTTCGTAGTATTTTTCAAATTCGGCGCTTCGATACTTTCAGGCTCGCTTACACTGGGCATCATGATCTTACCTATTATAATCACAACATCGCGCGAGGCCCTGGAGAGCGTCCCGTATTCGTTCAGGGAGGTGAGCCTCTCTTTAGGCGCGAGTAAATGGCAGACGATAAGGCATATCGTCCTTCCGAACGCGATACCCGGCGTCCTGACAGGGACGATATTGGGCCTCGGGAGGGCGGCCGGCGAAACAGCGCCTATTCTTTTTACGGTAGCGGCGTTCTATCTGCCGCGGCTTCCGGATTCCATCTTCGACCAGGCTATGGCGCTGCCATACCATCTTTACGTCATATCGACCCAGGTCCCTAATGTAGACGAAAAGATAAGATACGGCACGGCGCTCGTACTACTGGCGCTCGTCCTGTTTATGAATCTGGTGGCGATCGTAATACGTTATAAATTCAGGAAGAGGAAGAAATGGTAG
- the pstC gene encoding phosphate ABC transporter permease subunit PstC, which produces MRKIKEFIIEKLILICGLASIFFVVLIFLFLLKEGLAVFNTVSPFKFLFGKSWYPISEPPQLGILPLILGSLLVTFGAAVISIPIGVGCAIYIAEVAPVKTKEVLKAGIELLAAIPSVVLGFVGMVTLVPLVKTLFHIPTGLTALSGSIMLAFMAMPTIVSIAEDALYSVPKSYKEGAFALGATHWQTIRRVMLPAASSGILAAVMLGIGRVIGETMAVMMITGNAAVIPASILVPVRTLTATIAAEMGEAVVGSEHYFALFAVGIVLFVISFAVNVTADLFLHKRQR; this is translated from the coding sequence ATGCGTAAGATAAAAGAATTCATTATTGAAAAGTTAATCCTTATTTGCGGTTTAGCTTCGATATTTTTTGTCGTGCTGATATTTTTATTTTTGCTTAAAGAGGGGCTTGCGGTATTTAATACTGTAAGTCCTTTTAAATTCCTCTTTGGAAAGAGCTGGTATCCTATCTCAGAGCCGCCGCAGCTCGGGATATTGCCGCTCATCCTCGGTTCTCTTCTGGTCACATTCGGCGCCGCGGTGATATCCATCCCTATAGGGGTAGGATGCGCTATATATATAGCCGAAGTCGCGCCCGTCAAAACAAAAGAGGTCTTAAAAGCGGGGATAGAATTACTGGCCGCCATACCGAGCGTCGTCCTCGGATTCGTAGGTATGGTGACGCTAGTCCCGCTGGTGAAGACTCTGTTCCATATTCCTACAGGATTGACGGCCCTGTCGGGCTCGATAATGCTGGCGTTCATGGCCATGCCCACGATAGTCTCGATAGCCGAAGACGCGCTCTACTCGGTCCCGAAGAGTTACAAAGAGGGAGCGTTCGCTCTCGGCGCTACGCATTGGCAGACCATCCGGCGTGTTATGCTGCCGGCGGCGTCAAGCGGCATTCTGGCCGCGGTGATGCTCGGTATAGGCAGGGTCATCGGAGAGACGATGGCGGTCATGATGATCACGGGTAACGCGGCCGTTATCCCCGCGAGCATCCTTGTCCCGGTGAGGACGCTTACAGCGACTATCGCGGCTGAGATGGGCGAGGCCGTTGTAGGCAGCGAACATTATTTTGCCCTTTTCGCCGTCGGGATAGTCCTGTTCGTGATAAGTTTCGCCGTGAACGTGACGGCGGACCTGTTTTTACATAAAAGGCAGCGATGA
- a CDS encoding phosphate ABC transporter substrate-binding protein — MLKKFMLFLIALTLASSAFAAKENNSIQVKGSDTMVNLGQAWAEKFMEKDPADFVAVTGGGSGTGLSSLISGTCDIAMSSRNIKGKEITIAEKKGIHPKEIKVALDGLVVVVNPGNPVSALTIEQLAGIFTGAVKNWKDVGGVDEKIVVLSREVNSGTHVYFKEHVLRGGNAGGSEEFAPAALMLSSSQAIADEIAGNRSAIGYYGMGYISPKQKPVAVAKDEKSEYVAPTIENVLNNRYPISRPLFLYTNGNPENLVKKFIDYTLSKEGQEIVLATDFVPVNE, encoded by the coding sequence ATGTTAAAAAAATTTATGCTATTTCTTATAGCGCTGACGCTAGCGTCATCCGCGTTCGCGGCAAAAGAGAATAATTCTATCCAGGTTAAAGGCTCTGATACGATGGTCAATCTCGGCCAGGCATGGGCGGAGAAATTCATGGAGAAAGACCCTGCTGATTTTGTGGCGGTCACGGGAGGCGGGTCAGGAACGGGGCTGTCGAGCCTGATAAGCGGGACCTGCGACATCGCTATGAGCTCGAGGAATATCAAGGGGAAAGAGATAACCATCGCGGAAAAAAAAGGGATACATCCGAAGGAGATAAAAGTCGCGCTCGACGGTCTTGTCGTCGTGGTGAATCCCGGGAACCCGGTTAGCGCGCTTACTATAGAACAGCTGGCCGGTATATTTACCGGGGCTGTTAAAAACTGGAAAGACGTCGGCGGTGTCGATGAGAAGATAGTAGTCCTGTCGCGCGAGGTTAATTCAGGGACCCATGTATATTTTAAGGAGCACGTATTGAGGGGAGGCAACGCCGGCGGAAGCGAGGAATTCGCCCCGGCCGCGCTCATGCTCTCATCGTCGCAGGCCATTGCCGATGAAATTGCGGGTAACCGCTCGGCCATTGGATATTACGGCATGGGGTATATATCGCCAAAGCAAAAGCCCGTAGCTGTGGCCAAAGACGAAAAGTCCGAATATGTCGCGCCTACGATAGAGAATGTCCTGAATAACAGATATCCGATATCGAGGCCCCTTTTCCTTTATACCAACGGCAATCCCGAAAACCTGGTAAAGAAGTTTATCGATTATACGCTCTCGAAAGAAGGCCAGGAAATTGTCCTGGCAACCGACTTCGTGCCTGTTAATGAATAA
- a CDS encoding ATP-binding protein, with translation MAAKISFKSKLILSYAVVILTSFGLVAFFLDRNLEENSLRNIKDTLITQANLIGSRITADILNEEGHASLIRLVRELSLKAKCRITVIDDRGKVLADSGKTSEDISRMENHLNRPEVRSARDGGTGTDIRYSPTLKIDMLYAALLLKNKERPECVLRLALTLESVQQTLSAIRKIVAAGFLFALALAFVLGSLVAQNTMKPVRRIIQISRRFSKGDFSRRIIQGPKDEMGELADTLNNMAEDIESKITEIKAQNQKLAAIFSSMVEGVIIIDREGRIVSINPTIEKIFGVLKKDAHGRAFLETIRNNDISEVINAVLRDGQVASAHIELVYPIRGIFEVNAAPIFDNEDVSGCLVVIHDITQIRRLETIRSDFIANVSHELKTPLTSIKGFVETLLDGAVDDRENSREFLRIIQEHAERLNSLVDDLLSLSHLESKEIALEKKEIHLRRLAEGIILGFKSQLRKKSIEVMNELAPGISVMADENRIEQVLTNLIDNAIKFNKDKGSIRIVGEEKDGEVKITVEDSGAGIPEKDIPRIFERFYRVDKARSRELGGTGLGLSIVKHIVELHGGKVGVESVEGFGSKFYFTLPK, from the coding sequence ATGGCGGCAAAAATAAGTTTTAAATCAAAACTGATCCTATCGTATGCCGTTGTAATATTGACGTCATTTGGTCTGGTGGCATTCTTCCTCGATAGGAACCTGGAAGAGAATTCCCTCCGCAATATCAAGGACACCCTCATCACGCAGGCAAATTTGATCGGGAGCCGGATCACCGCAGATATCCTTAATGAGGAAGGACATGCCTCTCTGATCAGGCTGGTAAGAGAGCTCAGTCTTAAGGCTAAATGCCGGATCACCGTCATCGATGACCGCGGCAAAGTCCTCGCGGATTCCGGGAAAACCTCTGAAGATATCTCGAGAATGGAAAACCACCTGAACCGGCCGGAGGTGAGGAGCGCCCGGGACGGCGGCACAGGCACGGATATCCGTTATTCCCCGACCCTGAAGATCGATATGCTCTATGCGGCATTGTTGCTTAAAAATAAGGAGAGGCCCGAGTGCGTATTGAGGTTAGCTCTTACCCTGGAAAGCGTACAGCAGACGCTTTCAGCCATAAGAAAGATAGTCGCCGCGGGATTTCTATTTGCCCTGGCGCTTGCATTTGTCCTGGGTTCATTGGTAGCGCAGAATACCATGAAGCCGGTAAGACGGATTATCCAGATCTCACGCAGATTTTCAAAAGGCGATTTCAGCCGCAGGATCATACAGGGCCCCAAAGATGAGATGGGAGAGCTGGCAGACACGCTTAATAATATGGCAGAGGATATAGAAAGTAAGATAACCGAGATCAAGGCCCAGAATCAGAAACTCGCGGCGATATTCAGCAGCATGGTCGAAGGGGTCATAATAATAGACAGAGAGGGGCGTATCGTCTCCATCAATCCCACTATAGAGAAGATATTCGGCGTATTAAAGAAAGACGCGCATGGAAGGGCATTCCTGGAAACGATACGCAATAACGATATCTCAGAAGTCATAAACGCCGTTTTGCGGGATGGACAGGTTGCCTCAGCCCATATCGAGCTTGTCTATCCCATTCGCGGGATATTTGAGGTGAACGCCGCGCCGATCTTCGACAATGAAGACGTTTCGGGATGCCTGGTAGTCATACATGACATAACCCAGATCAGGAGGCTGGAGACTATCCGGAGCGATTTCATCGCCAACGTATCCCATGAATTGAAGACGCCGCTCACATCGATCAAAGGTTTCGTAGAGACGCTCTTAGACGGCGCAGTGGATGACAGGGAAAATAGCCGCGAATTCTTAAGGATCATCCAGGAGCACGCCGAGCGGCTCAATAGCCTGGTCGACGATCTGCTCTCCCTGTCGCATCTCGAATCGAAAGAGATCGCGCTTGAGAAGAAAGAGATACACCTGCGACGGCTGGCCGAGGGGATTATCCTGGGGTTTAAATCGCAGCTGCGCAAGAAGAGTATAGAAGTGATGAACGAATTGGCGCCGGGGATCTCGGTCATGGCCGATGAGAACAGGATAGAGCAGGTATTGACCAACCTGATCGATAACGCGATAAAATTCAATAAGGATAAAGGGAGCATCAGGATCGTCGGCGAGGAAAAAGACGGTGAAGTGAAGATCACCGTTGAAGATTCAGGCGCCGGCATTCCCGAAAAAGATATTCCCAGGATATTCGAGCGGTTCTACAGGGTCGACAAGGCGCGTTCGCGCGAACTGGGCGGTACCGGGCTCGGGCTTTCTATCGTCAAGCATATCGTAGAATTACACGGAGGGAAAGTCGGCGTAGAAAGCGTCGAGGGTTTCGGGTCGAAGTTCTACTTCACGCTTCCTAAATAA
- a CDS encoding response regulator transcription factor, which yields MKATILLVEDEKDIVKMLEYNLKKEGFKTISVRSGEDAGAAVKSGRPDLIILDLMLPGIDGLEVCKVLKADPKTTVIPVIMLTAKSQESDKIVGLELGADDYITKPFSPRELIARIKAVLRRAGDKGKPQDILKAGDLVIDLSRIAVTVKGKAIELTSKEFELLKTLIKAKGRVLSRDYLLDNIWGFDQASEIQTRTVDVHITTLRKKLKGESGRIVTVKNYGYRFDDEDRVSDGGKNKF from the coding sequence ATGAAAGCGACCATACTGCTCGTCGAAGACGAAAAAGATATAGTCAAGATGCTGGAGTACAACCTCAAGAAGGAAGGCTTTAAGACTATATCCGTCCGAAGCGGGGAAGACGCCGGGGCGGCGGTAAAGAGCGGACGGCCCGACCTGATCATCCTAGATCTTATGCTTCCCGGCATTGACGGCTTAGAGGTATGCAAAGTCCTTAAAGCGGATCCTAAAACAACAGTTATCCCCGTAATAATGCTTACAGCGAAAAGCCAGGAATCGGATAAGATCGTCGGACTTGAATTGGGCGCCGATGATTATATTACAAAGCCTTTCAGCCCTCGGGAATTGATAGCGCGTATAAAAGCGGTTTTGCGCAGGGCGGGCGATAAGGGCAAGCCGCAAGATATATTGAAAGCGGGCGACCTCGTGATCGACCTGTCCAGGATAGCGGTGACGGTTAAAGGCAAGGCAATAGAGCTCACCTCCAAAGAGTTTGAACTTCTAAAGACGCTCATAAAGGCTAAGGGCAGGGTCCTGTCGCGCGACTATCTGCTGGATAATATTTGGGGTTTTGACCAGGCCTCGGAGATACAGACGCGCACGGTGGATGTGCACATAACGACGCTCCGAAAGAAGCTGAAGGGCGAATCGGGGCGCATTGTGACAGTCAAGAATTACGGGTACAGGTTCGACGACGAAGACCGGGTGTCGGATGGCGGCAAAAATAAGTTTTAA
- the phoU gene encoding phosphate signaling complex protein PhoU → MKRHFDEELKDLNQDILKMGIFAEDAIHKSIEALKGRDAKLAKAVIENDNNIDRLELVVDEKCVDLIARHQPLAKDLRFITTGMKLNAELERIADIAVDIAQRVLEIVNKPLLKPLVDIPKLTVVAQNMVKMAVDSFVKGDVELAKKVILSDGEADKLRNLITKELIEDYMAKDASTAPRAVQLLLIARFLERICDHATNIAEDVIYMVQAEVVKHHPEKLTGDK, encoded by the coding sequence ATGAAAAGACATTTTGACGAAGAATTAAAGGATCTGAACCAGGATATATTGAAGATGGGGATCTTTGCCGAGGATGCCATCCATAAGTCCATAGAAGCGTTAAAGGGGAGGGACGCGAAACTGGCAAAAGCGGTAATAGAGAATGATAACAATATCGATAGGCTTGAATTGGTCGTAGACGAAAAATGTGTAGATCTTATCGCGAGACACCAGCCCCTGGCCAAAGACCTGCGCTTTATCACAACCGGCATGAAATTAAACGCCGAGCTTGAAAGGATAGCCGACATCGCCGTAGACATAGCGCAGCGCGTGCTTGAGATAGTCAACAAACCTTTGCTTAAACCTTTAGTCGATATCCCTAAACTGACGGTAGTAGCCCAAAATATGGTTAAGATGGCTGTGGACTCATTTGTAAAGGGTGACGTGGAACTGGCCAAGAAGGTCATATTATCCGACGGCGAGGCCGATAAGCTGCGGAATCTGATAACAAAAGAGCTGATAGAAGACTATATGGCTAAAGACGCTTCTACGGCTCCAAGGGCTGTTCAGCTTCTCCTGATAGCCCGGTTCCTTGAGCGAATATGCGATCACGCTACCAACATCGCGGAAGATGTGATCTATATGGTCCAGGCCGAGGTCGTCAAACATCATCCCGAGAAGTTAACAGGCGATAAATAA
- the pstB gene encoding phosphate ABC transporter ATP-binding protein PstB, protein MEDVKIRVGKFNFYYGKMQVLKNVSMDIATNKVTGIIGPSGCGKSTFLRSINRMNDTILGARAEGRIILDSKNIYDEDVDVVNIRRKVGMVFQKSNPFPKTIFDNVAYGLRINGVKDRYYIQDRVEKSLKDAAIWDEVKDRLNKNAFELSGGQQQRLCIARALAVEPEVILMDEPASALDPTATLKIEELIQQLKKKYTIIIVTHNMQQAARISDFTAFFMLGELVEYNITSIMFTKPGKKITEDYITGRFG, encoded by the coding sequence ATGGAAGATGTTAAAATAAGGGTCGGGAAATTTAATTTTTACTACGGCAAGATGCAGGTGTTAAAAAATGTGTCGATGGATATCGCCACAAATAAAGTGACCGGCATCATCGGACCGTCGGGATGCGGTAAGTCTACGTTTTTGCGCAGCATAAACCGCATGAATGACACTATACTCGGCGCGAGAGCTGAGGGGCGGATAATACTGGATAGCAAGAACATCTACGATGAAGATGTAGACGTTGTAAATATAAGGCGTAAAGTAGGAATGGTATTTCAAAAATCAAACCCTTTCCCGAAGACGATATTCGATAATGTGGCGTACGGCTTAAGGATAAACGGCGTAAAGGATAGATACTATATACAGGATCGGGTGGAAAAGAGTTTGAAAGACGCAGCCATATGGGATGAGGTGAAGGACAGGCTCAATAAAAACGCCTTCGAGCTTTCCGGCGGCCAGCAGCAAAGGCTTTGTATAGCAAGGGCCCTGGCGGTCGAGCCCGAGGTAATACTTATGGATGAGCCTGCTTCGGCGCTGGATCCTACCGCGACGCTGAAGATCGAGGAATTGATACAACAGCTGAAGAAAAAGTACACCATAATTATCGTGACCCACAATATGCAGCAGGCGGCAAGGATCTCCGACTTCACGGCCTTCTTCATGTTGGGGGAGCTTGTGGAGTATAATATTACGAGTATAATGTTTACCAAGCCGGGTAAAAAGATTACCGAAGACTACATAACAGGCAGGTTCGGATGA
- the pstA gene encoding phosphate ABC transporter permease PstA produces the protein MNSVKTKQLRNGLGFNILRLCIGVVMAVLIVILYDIVSKGIGVINWEFLTSMPRNGMTEGGILPAIVGTFLVTLITALLAIPLGMGCAVYLNEYAVDGKITRLIRMAIRNLSGVPSIVYGLFGVILFVQMMNLGTCILSAGLTLGLMTLPWTITASEEALKNVPNSYREGALALGATKWQAIKTNVLPYAVPGMLTGTILGLSRAAGETAPILFTGAAFFLPFLPKSVFSQFMALPYHLYIMSTQHHAISKVRPIAYGSALVLIALVFIMNLCAVILRYHLRKVRVE, from the coding sequence ATGAACTCCGTTAAAACAAAACAGCTAAGGAACGGCTTGGGTTTCAATATCCTCAGGCTATGCATAGGCGTCGTCATGGCTGTATTAATAGTCATTCTGTATGACATTGTAAGCAAGGGTATCGGCGTGATAAATTGGGAGTTCCTGACGTCCATGCCCAGGAACGGCATGACCGAAGGAGGTATATTGCCGGCTATAGTGGGCACTTTTTTAGTCACTCTTATAACGGCTTTACTGGCGATCCCTTTAGGGATGGGATGCGCTGTTTATTTAAATGAATATGCGGTAGACGGCAAGATAACGCGGCTGATCCGGATGGCTATCCGCAATTTATCGGGAGTTCCTTCAATAGTATATGGGCTCTTTGGTGTTATATTATTTGTCCAGATGATGAATCTCGGAACTTGTATCCTGTCGGCAGGGTTAACGCTTGGGCTAATGACCCTGCCCTGGACGATCACGGCAAGCGAAGAGGCGTTAAAGAACGTCCCAAATTCATATAGAGAAGGGGCTTTAGCGTTGGGAGCGACTAAATGGCAGGCGATAAAGACGAATGTATTGCCGTATGCCGTACCGGGCATGTTAACAGGCACCATACTGGGCTTGTCCCGCGCCGCCGGAGAGACGGCGCCCATACTTTTTACGGGGGCCGCGTTTTTTCTGCCGTTTTTGCCAAAATCCGTATTTAGCCAATTTATGGCGCTTCCATACCATCTCTATATAATGTCGACCCAGCACCATGCGATAAGCAAAGTAAGGCCTATAGCGTACGGATCAGCGCTGGTATTGATCGCGCTTGTGTTCATTATGAACCTATGCGCCGTGATTTTGCGGTATCATTTAAGAAAGGTCAGGGTGGAGTGA
- the pstC gene encoding phosphate ABC transporter permease subunit PstC, producing MAKHNNLNPSTSLRVNTELCRSIKEKLIHGLFFFNGLLVIFILIGIFILLVTKALPAFKDVRLGEFLFSAVWNPTATFVKPSYGILSMFVSTLMVSIGALLIAVPLGIGTAAYLSDVASQRVREIAKPIVEILAGIPSVVIGFLGIVLVGPLIARVFHLSSGLNALNGSILLAVMALPTIISLSEDALNSVPKSFQEASLALGATQWQTLVRVKIPAALSGIIAASMLGMGRAIGETMTVLMATGCAIAMPHSFLQSVQTMTATIAIELGEVPYDTTHYYALFGIGLVLFIITFIINMISDVVLHKYQRVLK from the coding sequence ATGGCTAAACATAACAATCTTAACCCTTCGACTTCGCTCAGGGTTAATACTGAGCTCTGTCGAAGTATTAAGGAGAAGCTTATCCATGGCCTGTTCTTTTTTAACGGGTTATTGGTAATATTTATCCTCATCGGCATATTTATACTGCTGGTCACTAAGGCTCTTCCCGCTTTTAAAGATGTGCGACTCGGTGAATTTCTATTCAGCGCGGTATGGAACCCGACGGCCACATTTGTAAAGCCTTCGTACGGCATATTATCTATGTTCGTGAGCACACTCATGGTGTCTATAGGCGCGCTTCTTATAGCTGTACCGCTGGGCATAGGGACAGCGGCTTATCTTTCGGACGTTGCGAGCCAGCGCGTCAGGGAGATAGCGAAACCTATAGTGGAGATACTTGCGGGGATACCCTCTGTGGTAATAGGTTTTCTTGGGATAGTATTGGTAGGACCCCTTATCGCCAGGGTATTCCATCTCTCGAGCGGTTTAAACGCGCTTAACGGCTCGATCCTTCTCGCCGTTATGGCCTTGCCTACGATTATAAGTTTATCGGAAGACGCTCTTAACAGCGTCCCCAAATCATTCCAGGAGGCGTCGCTCGCGCTGGGAGCCACACAGTGGCAGACGCTCGTCAGGGTAAAGATACCGGCCGCCCTTTCCGGTATAATCGCCGCCAGCATGCTCGGGATGGGAAGGGCTATAGGCGAGACTATGACGGTCTTAATGGCCACTGGCTGCGCCATCGCTATGCCGCATAGTTTTTTGCAATCTGTCCAGACCATGACCGCGACGATAGCTATTGAATTAGGCGAAGTCCCGTATGATACCACCCATTATTACGCGCTTTTCGGCATAGGGCTTGTGTTGTTCATAATAACGTTCATTATAAACATGATATCGGATGTTGTCTTGCATAAATACCAGAGAGTATTAAAATGA